The Engraulis encrasicolus isolate BLACKSEA-1 chromosome 4, IST_EnEncr_1.0, whole genome shotgun sequence genome includes a window with the following:
- the LOC134448125 gene encoding uncharacterized protein K02A2.6-like, with amino-acid sequence MQVDTGASVSLIPEHIYDEHLKSRPLQPAAIRLSSYTGDTIPVLGKIQVPVKHEGQEWTLPLVVVKGNKTPLLGRNWLRKIKLNWGKIFSLNESKENEHLSLQGVLGKHKELFKEGYGKIKDFKATIRVQSDAKPIFHKPRPVPYALRESVEKELERLQKNGIVTQVERSDWAAPIVVVPKKDKAVRLCGDYKVTVNRCILPEEYPLPNAEDLFATLAGGTVFSKIDLSFAYQQLQLDPESEQYLTINTHKGLFRYHRLAYGVSTAPAVFQHTMDQILHGMDKVVCFMDDILVSAPTKEEHLKILDQVMTRLERYGVRIKQSKCAFLQDSVEYLGYRIDAQGLHPTESKVDAIVNAPAPQNVTELRSFLGLLNYYGKFVANLSTVLHPLHQLLQADTPWKWSTQCEDAFKGCKQRLLNSKCLAHYDPEKPLRLACDASPYGVGAVISHVLPSGEEHPIAFASRTLSPSERNYAQIEKEALSIIFGVKKFHKYLYGRKFVLLTDHKPLLTILGPKSAIPTLAALRMQRWAIILLAYDYDIQYKRSSDHANADALSRLPCQCDTEEGADDGGVFCVSYVDELPVSATDIATETRHDPILSKVLDLTLSGWPKYVPNPDLQPFHVRKDELSTDQGCVLWGSRVIIPPKYQKRLLSELHDGHPGMTRMKALARSFLWWPGIDQEIEHCVGKCTPCDITQNRPAAAPLHPWSWATSPWERVHVDFAEINKQHYLLLVDVYSKWLEVLPINQTSAEKTSQLLRNLFASYGLPKVLVSDNGPPFTSAEFETFLKNNGIRHILSPPYHPASNGAVERAVQTFKKAWTRLEAQSVSPQHRLAKFLFTYRNTPHTVTERTPAEMFLKRQPRTRLSLLKPDMSAVVAKHQLQQKKAHDKRVKTLRTFSLGERVLVRDFRHPKKLWIPGTILKQRGPLTYDVQVGHRQVKVHVDHLRASKASSWPSGTDSEDATDYAAYPEEQEEETDQQDDAAEPPQAVQPARRYPERQRTAPERLSL; translated from the coding sequence ATGCAAGTGGATACTGGAGCATCGGTGTCCTTGATCCCAGAGCACATCTATGATGAGCATCTGAAGAGCCGTCCTCTGCAGCCTGCTGCTATTCGTCTGTCATCATACACAGGGGACACCATACCTGTGTTGGGAAAAATCCAAGTGCCAGTGAAACATGAGGGACAGGAGTGGACACTGCCCCTGGTCGTGGTGAAGGGAAACAAAACGCCATTACTAGGAAGAAATTGGCTACGAAAAATAAAGCTGAACTGGGGAAAAATCTTCAGTCTCAATGAAAGCAAGGAAAATGAACACCTCTCACTGCAAGGAGTGTTAGGAAAGCACAAAGAGCTGTTCAAGGAAGGCTACGGAAAGATCAAAGACTTCAAAGCAACCATAAGAGTGCAAAGTGATGCCAAGCCCATCTTCCACAAGCCGCGTCCAGTGCCTTATGCGCTGCGGGAATCCGTGGAAAAAGAGCTTGAACGCCTTCAGAAGAACGGCATTGTCACTCAAGTGGAAAGGAGTGATTGGGCTGCGCCTATTGTCGTAGTACCAAAGAAAGACAAAGCAGTGAGACTGTGTGGTGACTACAAAGTGACTGTCAATCGATGCATACTGCCAGAAGAGTATCCTCTTCCCAATGCTGAGGATCTGTTTGCTACCCTGGCCGGCGGGACAGTGTTCAGCAAGATCGACCTGTCTTTTGCCTACCAACAACTGCAATTAGACCCAGAGTCAGAGCAGTACcttaccataaacacacacaagggccTATTCAGATATCACCGTCTAGCCTACGGGGTCTCTACAGCTCCAGCAGTGTTCCAACACACCATGGACCAAATACTGCATGGAATGGACAAGGTCGTGTGCTTCATGGATGACATCTTGGTGTCAGCGCCTACGAAGGAAGAACACCTGAAAATATTGGATCAAGTGATGACAAGATTAGAAAGATACGGGGTGAGAATCAAGCAGTCGAAGTGCGCATTCCTCCAGGACTCAGTGGAGTATCTTGGGTACAGAATTGATGCACAGGGACTTCACCCAACAGAAAGTAAAGTGGATGCTATAGTGAATGCACCAGCCCCCCAGAACGTGACCGAGTTAAGATCATTTTTGGGGCTGCTTAATTACTACGGAAAGTTTGTGGCAAACCTGTCCACAGTGCTGCACCCACTTCATCAATTGCTCCAAGCCGACACACCATGGAAGTGGTCTACACAGTGTGAGGACGCATTCAAGGGATGCAAGCAGCGTCTCCTAAACAGCAAATGCCTCGCACACTATGATCCGGAGAAACCTCTCCGACTTGCATGTGATGCCAGTCCATACGGTGTCGGAGCCGTAATTTCCCATGTACTACCCTCTGGTGAAGAGCATCCAATAGCTTTCGCATCCAGGACACTCTCACCAAGCGAGAGAAATTATGCTCAGATTGAAAAAGAAGCATTGAGCATAATATTTGGCGTCAAGAAGTTCCATAAGTATCTATATGGAAGAAAGTTTGTTTTGTTGACAGATCACAAGCCACTGTTGACAATCCTTGGCCCAAAATCTGCCATACCCACCCTGGCTGCTCTACGCATGCAACGCTGGGCCATAATCCTGTTGGCCTACGATTACGACATCCAGTACAAAAGATCCAGTGACCATGCCAACGCGGATGCATTGTCACGTCTGCCATGCCAGTGTGACACAGAAGAGGGCGCCGATGATGGCGGAGTGTTTTGTGTGTCATATGTTGACGAATTGCCCGTCTCAGCAACTGACATTGCCACAGAGACAAGACACGACCCAATCCTCTCCAAGGTCCTAGATCTAACATTGTCAGGATGGCCAAAGTATGTGCCTAACCCAGATCTGCAACCTTTCCATGTGAGGAAGGACGAGTTGTCTACAGACCAGGGATGCGTTCTCTGGGGTTCAAGGGTCATAATACCACCCAAGTACCAAAAGAGACTCCTGTCAGAGCTGCACGATGGACATCCAGGAATGACACGAATGAAGGCGTTAGCCAGAAGTTTTCTGTGGTGGCCTGGGATTGATCAGGAGATAGAGCACTGCGTAGGAAAATGCACTCCATGTGACATCACGCAGAacagaccagcagcagcacctcTCCATCCTTGGTCATGGGCCACATCACCATGGGAAAGAGTGCATGTCGACTTCGCTGAAATCAACAAGCAGCACTACCTACTACTAGTCGACGTCTACTCAAAGTGGTTAGAAGTACTGCCCATCAATCAGACATCAGCTGAGAAGACCTCCCAACTTCTCCGAAACCTCTTTGCATCATATGGCTTACCAAAAGTTTTGGTGTCAGACAATGGCCCGCCCTTTACATCAGCAGAGTTTGAGACGTTTCTCAAGAACAACGGAATTCGCCACATTCTGTCACCTCCCTACCACCCTGCCTCCAACGGTGCAGTAGAGAGAGCTGTGCAAACATTCAAGAAAGCATGGACAAGACTTGAAGCTCAGTCGGTGTCACCACAGCATCGCCTTGCGAAGTTCCTGTTCACATACAGAAACACTCCTCACACAGTCACTGAACGCACTCCAGCTGAAATGTTTCTAAAGAGACAACCACGCACTCGTCTGTCGCTACTGAAGCCTGACATGTCTGCAGTGGTAGCCAAACATCAGTTACAGCAGAAGAAGGCTCATGACAAGCGCGTAAAGACACTCCGGACATTCAGTCTCGGGGAGAGGGTGTTAGTTCGCGACTTCAGACATCCTAAGAAGCTGTGGATACCAGGAACGATTCTAAAGCAAAGAGGACCTCTGACCTATGATGTTCAAGTAGGTCATCGTCAAGTCAAAGTGCACGTGGATCACCTGCGCGCATCCAAAGCTTCAAGCTGGCCAAGCGGAACGGATAGTGAAGATGCCACGGACTATGCAGCATATCCTGAGGAGCAAGAAGAGGAGACAGATCAACAAGATGATGCTGCTGAGCCACCTCAAGCTGTTCAACCAGCACGCCGCTATCCTGAAAGGCAGCGTACAGCACCAGAAAGACTCAGTCTCTAA